ttatttttcatcaacatattttactgatagcatgcaaacccttacttaacctcatgactaactaccttatatgtgttgcagggaaacaatgggaggcactgaggtttacaatcgaggttagcacgtgcatggtccgttctctaatagcacattattgtgcaattgcaggaaccattctaatattttggtttttaataatttgctcttgcacatgtaggtcctgctgtcagaggttttgacccacagtttgaacctttttgcatatggggaaatgagttgtccatgaatatcaatcaaatcaagaaactcagaaagattgttaggataaagaaattagcgacaaaaaacaacaagatctttgtctgcacaatgaagaagacatcagttcactacaagatggtactaactattataccttgcctttttttattcatttgccccatttccaatataggaaagatatttatgcacatccttgttttcaggcctttccaaagtagttcactgatgattacctctcaaaccacctctatggtcaagaggcgaggaaggttttcatacaacacccacggttcaatattgaagtgtttctgaagaggacgaaggacggaccgTCAATCATCTagaggcactggcctaaagttgcaaagaccttcaacatgaatgaaggatcaatattcgccttccgcttcagcagttttctagatgagatgcatctgtctatataccgtctatgatgttAATTTCGAaagttctacatgttgcatgtggaacttgctgctggtgcagttgtgtaatggggtagctgagtgctgaagctatatcatgttgtactctgatgtatttcaattatgaaattctgcttccttaatatggaaatgaaatatattgtgtgcttaatatgaaatgtcaattagattaataaatggattaagAATAATCAGATAATTAGCCTACTAATGGcaaattagcctgctaattgggttttgctattgcaaacggttgttaaAAAAATACCGTGGGCAATGACCTGAGGCAACACACagagtttctaggaataaaccgtgttggattaaggaacaatcacacacgacttcctttgaaaactgtttgcgttaggccaccttgcgcaaacgtttaccacataaaaattgtgtgtgatggacagcctttgccacacagtttcttctacggaccgtgtgtgatacattcaataacgcaaaggatttaacgggaaaattgtgtgtgatgtacctgtgaatggaaacgttttccttggagcgaccgtgtgggatgtacatacgaacagaaacgtttagcggggactgactgtgtgggatgtacttgcgaccggaaacaatttcgccatataattgtatttttttagctctactgtacgtattttcgtatttgagcgctcgccagtcgcacacgacctcattttgccaagcgtgtgtgccaggagggcatatccccgatggtttctgggtcgtgtgggaaggacccccctatcgcccacactcacttggcgacggttccaaatgtcgtcgtggaaaggggttaaaaaccgtttgtttaggatcGACGCGTACCAGTGTTCATAATGATCACTGAATAGAAATGAACACTCAAGTAATTTCGAATTGAAAATACCATGTGCTTGTTCCTCCTGATTTGCAGATCAGGCCTCAACTTGTGTACTTGTGTCCCTGTGGCTTGCAGTTCCCACATGTTATAGTAGCCATCCTAGATGTCTGATTTGCTTGAGGTGGCTCAaactttcctttttacattttctCTTCTGTTGTCCCCTTCTTGTCATCTTTGAATTGTGGTGGGTCAATGTCTGGTGTTGGAGTTTTCACCCAACTATCTGGACCAGGAACAGGGTAAATTACAGGCTTATATGACTCCAAGTACATTGATTTTTTGAAGAACACATTGATATGATCCTCTGGCAGCTGTTTAGACCTATAGATGGCAGAACAAGCATGATTGCAAGGAAATCCAGTGATGTCTCATTTCTTGCACCCACATATCTGTAGTTTGTGTCAACAGCATAGGTCTTGTCTACACTAGTGACTTGGAAAAGTCCTTGGCCAGCTATCAGTGCTTTGCAATCCCTTTCATACTTCTTGTTCATCTCCAACTTCGCTGCATAGGTTGGTGCAATCTCCCATCTAGCACATTTTCCACCCTCCCTCTTCTGGTGGAACATCACTAGAAACTTGTCCTTGATCCCATTGATCATAGTGACAATTGGCTTGTTCCTTACATCTAGAATGTAGTTATTAAAAACTTCACTTAATTTATTGACCACCAGATCAGTTTTGCAATtaatatccactgcatgcctagACCAAGCTTTAGGAGGAATTCTTGACATCCCCTCCCAAGCAGCAATGCACTCAGCCTTCATGCTATCCATTACCAAAATAAAGTCATGTTCGGTGTAAGCATAGGCAGCTGCATCCACATGCATCTCTTCAAATCCTCTCCTTTGAATCCTGCTCTCTAGAAGTTTGCATAAATGTGCCTCAAACAGTACCTATGATGGCAGTTTGGGAATACTGATGTCACTCCATTTAGTAGACCCTACATGAAAATGAATTTAACTGATTATAAATGATTTAATGTGAATTTAAATGACTAAAATGATTTAATATGAAATTAAATGATTATAAATGATTTAATACGAATTTAAATGATTATAAATTATTTAATATGAGTTTAAATGATTATAGATGATTTAATATGAGTTTAATGATTTAATATGAATTTAAATGATTATAAATTATTTAATATGTATTTAAATGATTATAAATGATTTAAAATGAATTTAAATAATTTAATATGAATTTAAATGATTTTTGTACCCACATGGGTCACCTTAGGCTATCTAGACCAAAGTGTCGACAAGAAGCGTTACGACTCGACACCTACCAAGTAGGGTTGATGGGTTCATTTTGATGATGCATATGCTTTTTGTACCCACATGGGTCACCCTAGGCTATCTAGACCAAAGTGTCGACAAGAAGCGTTATGACTGGACACCTACCAAGTAGGGTTGATGGGTTCATTTTGATGATGCCTATGCTTTTTGTACCCACATGGATCACCCTAGGCTATCTAGACCAAAGTGTCAACAAGAAGCGTTACGAATCGACACCTACCAAGTAGGGTTGATGGGTTCATTTTGTTGACAAGAAGCGTTACGACTCGACACCTACCAACAAGAGGCTATCTAAAAGTAAATGAACTAAATGAACAAGTAAATAAACTAAATGACCAAGTAAATGAACTAAATGAACAAGTAAATGACCTAAATGAACAACTAAATGAACAACTAGATGAACTAAATGAACAAGTAAATGTAGTAAATGAACTAACCTTCTGTTTATCAGACATGAATGTGTACTTTCCAAATTTCCCCTCTTCACTTCCTCCTAGAGCATACTTGAGTTGTGTTAAGAACCAGGACCAGTTTGGTGTATCTTCAACTCCAACCACTCCAAAGGCAATGGGGTACATATTGTTGTTTGCATCCCTTATGTGCACCACTTGTCAATTTGATGAAGCAGCCATCTAGACCTATGAATGGCCTACATCCATTCAAAAAGCCCTCACAACATGCATTCAAACTGAAAAATAGACCATGGAATCTTGGTCCAACAGTAGGATTTTCTTTGGTTTTGCCACTAACAGTACTGACAATGCACCTAGATCCAGGATTTGTAAGCTTCATAGTCTCCAAATAATCTCTCAGCCTCCTATATTGCTTCTTGTGATCTCCAAGAACAATATCCTTTGCTTTCTTCTTAGCTCTCCATGCCATCATCCTAGGAACCTCAAGCCCAAACTGCCTCTTTTCCTTGTCAACAATAACAGGTATGATAGTGTTGGGATCTGATCTGATAGTTTCAAGCATTTTGTTGCCAAGCCACCTTAAGATAATCCTAGTCTCCTCAGACTGGGTGGGACATGTGTTCTCCAACCTCATCTTCTTAATGCAGAAAGTGGGCTCATTGCTTATCTTTGATGTTACCATGTAGAACTGACAACCATCTCCATCACAACAAACTATTATCCTATCAGTGCAGTTTCCGTGATATTTGTATCTTCTAAGTTGTTTCACATGCAAATTTAACAAGAGCCTCTCTGAATTGGTAAACATCTTTGAAACAAAGCTTGAGCTGGAATTGTTGTTCTGGATGCATCCTCTCCTCATCATACCAGACCCTAGGTGGTCTTTTCTTAGCTCTACTCCTTTTGCCAGAGGTGATAACAAAGGACATTGGTTCATTGCCATCATCATCTGCTTCAAAGCATGTATCTTCCTCTTCTGAAGATGGAAACCAATCAGGATTAATGGTTGGACCAGCACTACAGTGGGACCTACTTGTAGGACCTGGCCTCTTTGCCTTCTTCTGAACAAGCTCAGGAACTGGAATCTCTTGGGCCtcctcatcatcttcttcctGGTCCATGTCATATATATCTTCAGGATCTGTGCCCCCTCACAGTGTGTACTACACATGTATTCAGCTCTCTTCCTCTTTATTTCAGAAATAGTTTCCTCTAGCTCAGGTTCCTCTTTCGTCCTTTTTGCACTCTGTTCTTCTACATACTGCACTGAATCTgagtcttcttcttctcctgcaTCTAAGAGGTCCACATCAACTACAAAATCTTCATCACTGCTTGAACCTTCATCATCATCTGTGTCCATGCCTACAGGAATTTCTTCCTCACTGACTGCATGGTCCTCCTCATCTATATCAAACTGAAAATCAGCAAAATTGACACTTACTTAAGTGTTAAGATGTGTCCCAAGATGTAACTGACAGTTAGGAGGAACTGATTTGAGTAGCAAAAAATTGACGCTTTCCTGTGTATCAATTGTTTTGTGCACAACACCTGATTCAACAACAGCAAACACAATAGGTGGCTCTCCATCTATTTGTTGAGCCTCTTCATCTTCTCCAATTGGTGATTCTTTAATAACTAGCTTTCTCTTTCTAACTGTTAGAGACAATGTCTGGGTGCTCTCAAATTTTCTCAGCATGTGAACTACTTCAATGTTGTCTTTGATGACACAAACACCTTGCAGCCCTATATCTTCTTCTTTCAAGTAGCAAAGACTGTCATCCTTACAATATCCATTGCTGACCATTACATAGAGCAAACTACCATAAGtgatttctctttcacacatctGAACAAGAGCATACTTCTTCCCAGGAAACTGGAAATATATTGACCATAAATCTTCAGGCCTAAAATAGACATACAAATGAATATTACCAAGTCAATTCTACTAACATAACTGACCATTATAGCTGACCATTACAATGCACTATAAAAAATCTAGAACCCTAAAATTACTACTAACATAGACATACAAATGAATACCTTCAGGCGTAATATAGCTGACCATTACAATGCACTATAAAAAAATTAGCATGTCAATTCAACTAACATTACAATAACATAACTGAACCCTACAGTGTGATTTTCTCCAAAAATTCAGAACCCTACATTACTACTAACATAACTGAACCCTACAATATGATTTTCTCCAAAAATTCAGGACTACAGTTAATTCTAAATGACCAACAAATGAATATTCAGACCTACACTATGATTATAAGTCTAGATTCTTTGTTCAATGTCTGAAACAGATCCAGTAGTAAGGAAAGAATGAAAGAACACATTTTCAAAGATTCAGATTTACCTCGCTGAAGATGGGGCGAACGGGAGCAAATCCTCGGGACCAATTTGTGAAGCTGCTTCCTCGGTACAAGGCTCCGGCGGCAggatcgccgccgccaccgactcTGGATCTAGGTCACAGCCGCCATCGGTGTGGGGGCCGATGACTCCGCATTGCAAGCACTGCCGCTTCTTCCCTGAAGTACTACCACCGCCGTCGCCATCACCTGTGTGTGCCGTCGCCGCTTCCGTCGACTCCGTGTGCGTCGTCGCCGCCGGAGCTGGTCGCCATTGGAGCGGGAGAAAACTGAATCGAGGGGGTGGACTGAATCGACGGGCTGGGGAACGGCTAGACCTAGTACACGGGCGCGCGAAAACGGCCGTCTGTCGCCGTCTAACGGCGTCCGTCAACCCGCGCCACGTCAGCCCGACAGACGGGACCCACGTGTCGGATTCGCTCTTTTTTGGGCTAAAACGCAGCGTCAGTGCTCCACGTTACAGATTAGCCCCATTGTTGGTGGTTTTTGTGCCTTGTCTCAAATGTGATACCGATCTGTTACCCTAGCCTATAATGTGTTGGTTTTGGGTAAATAACTCCGTTCAGACCAACCCATATCCACCCGACATATGGGCTGGATTTGGAATGTGCTAGACAACTTTTTGGGTAAATAACTCTGTACTAGAGTGAGAATATGATTGGATGGTCAATTTTTAGTCGGATGATGATCGAGCGGTTTGGATGTTTAGGGATGGTTAGAGGGGTCTCGTTGAGTCTCCAAGAGCGTAGTGAACGGACTTGTCCGTGCTGCGCACActagccctgaacggactccagttTTTTCTTACCCCAAATTCTGCTCCGGTGAGTGCCGTGGCGACCCTTCTCTGAAATCCTCAATCCCCAAACCAGATCCAGAGCGGAGATGGAAGCGAAGAGAGCGCCGGCGGCCGCCGCAGCCGTCATCTCGGCCGTGCTCGACGACGACGACCTCCTCGGTGagatcctcctccgcctcgccttcCCCACCAGCCTCGTCCGCGCCGCGCTCGTCTGCAAGCGCTGGCTCCTccacgccgccgcgccggccttcCTCCGCCGCTTCCGCGGCCTCCACCCGCCCAGCCTGCTCGGCTTCTACGTCGTCACCACATGCACCCACCCCCCTCGGTTCGTGGCGCTGCCCCAGCCCCCTGAGCTCGCCGACGTCGTCCGCCGCGTTAGCTTCGACCTGGATTCCTTGGGCCCCGACAGGTTCGACCTGGATTGCTGgaacggcctcctcctcctcccaacctTCGAGATGTAACCGAACCGCACCATGAACCCAACAAGGGTGCGTTGTCCCCTCTACCCTGCGAGGGACACGGCCATCCTCCCAACAGTCCCCAATACCAGCATCCATCACGATGGCTTCACATACCACGATCGTGAGATCCTCGTCAGTCGCGGCGGCCAGTGTCTGTCCTACTTCTGTTTGGCAATAATGCATAAAGAGCAGCAGACAGTTGTGGATGTGTACGCACTACAACAAGGTACCAGCTGGACCATCTACTCTTCATCTGTAACTGACATCCCTAGAATTAGACTCCTATTGCCTTCTACTTTACTCGCTGATGCCAAGATCTACAATTTGGCCTTTGTGAACAGTTATAAGTTGATCCTGCTAGATCTTGTGTCCCGATCTTTGTCATTTGTGAACTTTCCAGAAGAGGTTAAGCGGTTGAGCTTCGAGCTATCGCTCACGAATGATTCTCATCTTCATCTGATCCATGTAAAGGGATCTCAGCTTCGCATCTGGCTCCACAGAATGGATAGCAATAATGGCGTCTCCAACTGGTTCCTTGAGCGTACCATCTGTTTGCGTGAGATATGTGCTAACTATAGGATACCAACTTGCATGTTCAAGGATGGGAGTGATTCAGCAGTTGCCAAGGTGCATGCGGTTGGGGTAGATTCTGACTTCGTTTTCTTGGAGATGGAACATGTCCTCTACCTCTTTGATATTAAGAGCAAGGCGGCAAAGAAGGTTTACAAGATGACGCCAGAGGataaaattttatatagtgtcATTCCTTTTATGATGGTTTGGCCTCCTAAATTCCCTGCATTGAAGGAGATGCGCGATCCAACAGAATGACCCTGTACGGTTTGCCTCTTATCAATCTGCCTAGTACCATCCTCTATTTTCCAATGTCCACTATATGCTGATATGTTTTCTCCTTGGGAAAAGTATATTTATCGTCCTTCAATTCTTTTGAGAGCATAGGAATGGTCCCCCAACTTTAAAACCAGCAAACCTTAGTCCCTCAACTTCTCAAACCGGATAAGTTTAGTCCCTCCTATAGCTTTGGGTGGTTTTGACCAGGTCCGCGTCCACGTGGCAACCTCTCGTGAATCTTCTTCCTCACCATTCTAGCTGAGCtaggcatttcgtcgagcagttCACGGGCGTCAAGCAGCCGGAGGAGACGTGGGCATGGTGGGCTGGTGGCCTCCGGCGAGGTGGTTTTCGTCTTTGGCGACCTTGGTAAGGCTCCTCCGGTGCGCGTCCCCAGCATGCCGACCGCGAGATAGAGGTGGAGGATGCCGCCTCGTGCGTCCGCCTCGCTGGTGACACGCCTACGGTGGTTCAAGCTT
This sequence is a window from Aegilops tauschii subsp. strangulata cultivar AL8/78 chromosome 7, Aet v6.0, whole genome shotgun sequence. Protein-coding genes within it:
- the LOC120969149 gene encoding uncharacterized protein, coding for MRLENTCPTQSEETRIILRWLGNKMLETIRSDPNTIIPVIVDKEKRQFGLEVPRMMAWRAKKKAKDIVLGDHKKQYRRLRDYLETMKLTNPGSRCIVSTVSGKTKENPTVGPRFHVVHIRDANNNMYPIAFGVVGVEDTPNWSWFLTQLKYALGGSEEGKFGKYTFMSDKQKVLFEAHLCKLLESRIQRRGFEEMHVDAAAYAYTEHDFILVMDSMKAECIAAWEGMSRIPPKAWSRHAVDINCKTDLVVNKLSEVFNNYILDVRNKPIVTMINGIKDKFLVMFHQKREGGKCARWEIAPTYAAKLEMNKKYERDCKALIAGQGLFQVTSVDKTYAVDTNYRYVGARNETSLDFLAIMLVLPSIDSWVKTPTPDIDPPQFKDDKKGTTEEKM